Proteins from a single region of Carassius gibelio isolate Cgi1373 ecotype wild population from Czech Republic chromosome B15, carGib1.2-hapl.c, whole genome shotgun sequence:
- the LOC127972384 gene encoding olfactory receptor 52D1-like, with amino-acid sequence MQSLLKNESSVLVFTLSGLNETMENRYVLLSFTALYYPMIIFCNVTVIFTILLHKKLHEPMYLFICNLCVNGLFGTSGFYPKFIYDLLAHEHVISYLGCMIQIFVIYSSILCDFSTLTVMAYDRYVAICRPLEYHLKMTNQKIFKCIIFCWLTPFFCMSLLIMLISRLTLCGFSIEKLYCEIWSVAKLSCFSTTVNNVFGYFVILTYFGHAILIFCSYIYLIKNCRKSIEGRHKFLQTCVPHLLALINVTAAFLFDVLYSRYGSRNVHQSMRNFMALEFLLIPPILNPLIYGLNLTTVRQQVIRLYFKKQVRISL; translated from the coding sequence ATGCAGTCACTGCTGAAGAATGAGTCCAGTGTCTTAGTATTTACACTCTCTGGTTTGAATGAAACAATGGAGAACAGATATGTTTTGTTATCCTTCACTGCACTTTATTATCCTATGATAATCTTTTGtaatgtaactgtaatttttACTATACTTTTACATAAGAAGCTTCATGAGCCAATGTATCTGTTTATATGTAATCTGTGTGTAAACGGACTTTTTGGCACTTCTGGATTCTACCCTAAATTCATATATGATTTGTTAGCCCATGAACATGTGATTTCCTATCTTGGATGTATGATTCAGATATTTGTCATTTATTCTTCTattctgtgtgacttttcaacaTTAACAGTAATGGCATATGACAGGTATGTGGCAATATGTAGACCACTGGagtatcatttaaaaatgacGAATCAGAAAAtctttaaatgtatcattttctgCTGGTTGACTCCATTTTTCTGCATGTCTCTTCTAATTATGTTAATATCTAGACTTACCTTATGTGGCTTTAGTATTGAAAAGTTATACTGTGAGATTTGGTCAGTTGCAAAACTCTCTTGCTTTTCTACAACAGTAAATAATGTGTTTGGGTACTTTGTGATTCTTACATACTTTGGACATGCAATATTGATATTTTGCTcatacatttacttaatcaaaaatTGCAGGAAATCAATAGAAGGCAGACACAAATTCTTACAAACATGTGTACCACATCTGCTTGCATTAATTAATGTGACAGCAGCATTTTTGTTTGATGTGCTATACAGTCGTTATGGTTCAAGAAATGTGCATCAAAGTATGCGTAATTTCATGGCCCTGGAATTCTTACTCATACCACCAATTTTAAATCCTCTTATTTATGGTCTAAATCTGACAACAGTACGGCAACAAGTTATTAGACTGTATTTCAAGAAACAAGTCAGAATATCTTTATGA